Below is a window of Congzhengia minquanensis DNA.
ATTTAGGCTGCACCTTAGGCGGTGTGGAGCGCAGAGGTACTGCTTCTGAGACCACCGACAAAACACTTGTGTTAAACGGCTCTGTCAGCTTTTCCGGCGTAACAATTATTTATGTATAATAAAAAAACACCGCTTAAATTAAGCGGTGTTTTTTTATTTCTCCTGCTTCTCTAGTTCCAAAAGCGTTTGTTTCACGTCAAGCCCGCCGGCATATCCCGTCAGTTTGCCGCTTGTGCCAACCACACGATGGCACGGAATGATAATGGAAATGGGGTTGTGCCCCACCGCACCGCCCACTGCCCGGGCTGATGTACCTTTCCCGGTTATTTGTGATAGCTGAGCGGCAATTGCGCCATATGTGGTGGTAGCTCCATAAGGAATGGATCGCAAAACCTCCCACACCGCCTGACGAAAACTGCTTCCCTTTG
It encodes the following:
- a CDS encoding methylated-DNA--[protein]-cysteine S-methyltransferase, with translation MDFIYEYKSPVGRLLLSSDGEALTGLWIEGQKYYAATLSTDAEKQETPVHLKAASWLTAYFNGQAPEIDFPLKPKGSSFRQAVWEVLRSIPYGATTTYGAIAAQLSQITGKGTSARAVGGAVGHNPISIIIPCHRVVGTSGKLTGYAGGLDVKQTLLELEKQEK